Proteins encoded by one window of Carassius carassius chromosome 30, fCarCar2.1, whole genome shotgun sequence:
- the LOC132111159 gene encoding TATA-box-binding protein-like gives MEQNNSLTPFAQVLASPQGAMTPVLPICSPIMEFGTGLTPQSVQNTNSLSLLEEQQRRQQQQQAASQQQGGMMGASGQTPQLYHSQVSTTTALPGNTPVHTTPLTPMTPITPSTPASESSGILPQLQNIVSTVNLGCKLDLKTIALRARNAEYNPKRFAAVIMRIREPRTTALIFSSGKMVCTGAKSEVQSRLAARKYARVVQKLGFPAKFLDFKIQNMVGSCDVKFPIRLEGLVLTHQQFSSYEPELFPGLIYRMIKPRIVLLIFVSGKVVLTGAKVRAEIYEAFENIYPILKGFRKTT, from the exons ATGGAGCAGAACAACAGCCTCACTCCTTTTGCTCAAGTGCTGGCATCTCCGCAG GGAGCCATGACACCTGTCCTGCCCATTTGCAGTCCTATAATGGAGTTCGGCACGGGTCTTACACCACAGTCAGTGCAGAACACCAACAGCTTGTCCCTTCTGGAGGAGCAGCAGCGACGGCAGCAGCAACAACAGGCAGCCTCACAACAGCAGGGTGGGATGATGGGAGCTTCAGGCCAGACACCACAGCTCTACCACTCGCAGGTCTCCACCACAACAGCACTGCCAGGCAACACGCCAGTTCATACAACACCTCTCACCCCTATGACTCCCATCACTCCTTCCACTCCGGCCTCAGAGAGCTCTGGCATCCTTCCCCAATTACA GAATATTGTGTCCACTGTAAACTTGGGGTGCAAACTTGATTTGAAGACAATAGCACTTCGAGCCAGAAATGCTGAATATAATCCAAAG CGTTTTGCTGCCGTCATCATGAGAATACGAGAACCCAGAACAACAGCTCTCATCTTCAGCTCAGGGAAGATGGTGTGTACGGGAGCGAAAAG TGAGGTACAGTCTCGATTGGCAGCCAGAAAATATGCCAGAGTGGTGCAGAAGTTGGGTTTTCCTGCTAAATTCTTAGACTTCAAAATTCAGAACATGGTGGGCAGCTGCGACGTCAAGTTTCCCATCCGATTAGAGGGCCTTGTGCTTACACACCAGCAGTTTAGcag CTATGAACCGGAGTTGTTTCCCGGATTAATCTACAGAATGATCAAACCCAGAATTGTCCTTTTAATATTCGTTTCAGGCAAAGTTGTACTTACAG GTGCAAAGGTTAGAGCAGAGATCTATGAAGCATTTGAGAATATATACCCCATCCTGAAAGGATTCCGGAAAACTACATAA